The DNA segment CAGCTTGTCGGCGATCAGGCCGCGCACACCGCGCAGGGGGAGCCGTACGGCTTCCGCCGCGGCAGCCGCCGGCGGTGCCCCGAAAGCCTCGATGTCCTGACGCCGGACGAGCCCGCCGGGCCCGCTGCCCCGGATCGTCCGCAGATCGAGACCACGCTCCCGGGCCAGCCGCCTGACCAAGGGGGAGATCACCGGCACCGGCCCGGCCGGCCCGCCGCCCGGCCGGGGCATCGCCACGAAGGCCGCAGGCGCGACGGGGGCTGCCGGCGGCTGCCCGGACGAGCGGGGGCGGATACGCCGACGGCGGGCTGCGGCCGGCGACGTCCCGTAGCCGACCAGCACGTTGCCGGAGTCCTCGGCCGCCCGCCGCTCACGGACCGACACGAGCGGCTGCCCCACGTCCAGGCTGTCACCGGCCCGGCCCCACAGCCTGACGACGACCCCCGCGTACGGGCACGGGACTTCCACCACGGCCTTGGCCGTCTCCACCTCCACCACCGGCTGGTCGACGTGGACGGAATCCCCCTCGGAGACCAGCCACCGTACGATCTCCGCCTCCGTGAGGCCCTCGCCCAGGTCGGGCAGGGCGAACTCGCGCGTCGTCGTGGTCATGCTTCCTCCGCGTGCGTGCTGTCCTGCCACTGCAGCCCGGCGACGGCGTCCAGCACCCGGTCGACGTCAGGCAGATGGTGCCGCTCCAGCATCGGCGGGGGGTAGGGGATGTCGAAGCCGGTGACCCGCAGCACCGGAGCCTCCAGATGGTGGAAGCAGCGCTCGGTGACCCGGGCGGCGATCTCGGCACCGAACCCCGCGAACCCCTGGGCCTCGTGCACGACGACCGCCCGGCCGGTGCGCCGGACACTGGCGCACACCGTCTCGTCGTCGAAGGGCACCAGACTGCGCAGGTCCACCACCTCCAGCTCCCAGCCCTCGGCCACCGCGGCCTCGGCGGCGTCCAGACAGACCGGAAGGGAGGGCCCGTAGGTGATGAGGGTGGCCGAGGAGCCGCTGCGGCGTACCGCGGCCCGGCCCGGTCCGGTCACGGCAGCCGTACGGTCGATGTCGCCCTTCGACCAGTACAGGCGCTTGGGTTCGAGGAATACGACGGGGTCGTCCGAGGCGATCGCCGCGCGCAGCAGACCGTACGCGTCGGACACAGTGGCCGGCGTGACCACGTGCAGCCCGGGAGTGTGGGCGTAGTACGCCTCCGAGGCGTCACTGTGATGCTCGACGCCGCCGATCCCACCACCGTAGGGAATACGGATGGTGATCGGCATGGGCAGGGCGCCACGCGTCCGGTTGCGCATCTTGGCCACATGGCTGACGAGCTGCTCGAACGCCGGATACGCGAACGCGTCGAACTGCATCTCCACGACGGGGCGCAGCCCGTACATCGCCATGCCCACGGCCGTGCCCAGGATGCCGGACTCGGCGAGCGGGGTGTCGGTGACCCGAACGTTGCCGAACTCGGCGGCCAGGCCGTCGGTGACCCGGAACACGCCGCCCAGTGTGCCGATGTCCTCACCCATCAGATGGACCCGGTCGTCACTGGCCAGGGCATCGTGCAGGGCCAGATTCAACGCCTTCGACAGAGTCACCCGCTCGACGCCCGCCCCGGCCGCGGACCGCGCGGCGGGCACGGCGGCGGTCACAGCGCCGCCTCCTCTGCTCCGGCGTCGCCCCGGCCGGCGGGCTCGTTCGCCAGCTCTGCGATCAGTGCGGCGCGTTGCTCCTCCAGTTGGGTGGTGCGCCGGGCATAGACGTGCTCGAACAGGTCCAGGGCGTCGGGCATCGGTTCGTCCGTGAGACGGGCTCGCAACTCTGCGGCCATCTCCTCCGCCTCCCGGCGTACGTGCTCGACGTCGGCGTCGTCCAGCAGCCCACGCTCCCGCAGATGCCGTTCCATGCGGTCCACCGGGTCCCGGCGGCGCCAGAACTCCACCTCGGCCGCGTCGCGGTACCGGGTGGCGTCGTCGGCGTTGGTGTGTGCGTCCATGCGGTAGGTCACCGCTTCCACGAGGGTGGGCCCACCGCCCGCACGAGCGCGCTCCACGGCCTGCCGCACGGTGTGGTACACGGCAGCGGCGTCGTTGCCGTCGACCAGCACACCCGGGATGCCGTAGCCCACGGCTTTGTGCGCCAGGCTCGGGGCGGCGGACTGCCGGGAGACCGGTACGGAGATCGCGTATCCGTTGTTCTGCACGAAGAAGACCACCGGCGCGCGGTACACGGCCGCGAAGTTCAGCGCCTCGTGGAAGTCGCCCTCGCTGGTGCCCCCGTCGCCGGTCATCGCGAGGACGACGAGGTCGTCGCCGCGCAGCGCGGCGGCATGGGCCAGTCCCACCGCGTGGAGCGTCTGGGTGGCCAGTGGCGTGCACAGCGGTGCCACCCGCCGCTCACGGGGGTCGTACCCGCCGTGCCAGTCGCCCCGGAGCAGGGTCAGCACCTCCACCGGGTCGACGCCCCGCACCAGCAGGGCCAGGGTGTCCCGGTAGGTGGGGAAGATCCAGTCCTGGTCGGCGAGGGCCAGCACGGCCCCGGCCTCGCACGCCTCCTGTCCCGAGGTCGACGGGTAGACCGCCAGCCGGCCCTGCTTGGTCAGAGCGGTCGCTTGCAGGTTGTATCGGCGCCCGCGCACCAACTGCCGGTACAGCTCGAGCAGTACCGAGTCATCGAGGTCCCCGGTACCGGACGGACTGTCGATGAGGGTCAGCGGTTCCGGGGAGGGCAGCATGGCCGCCGCGCCGGCCTCACGGACCTCTGGCGGATCGAGAACGGTCATGGGGACGAGGCTCCTTCGGTCGCCGGACTGAGGTGTCAGCGTTCTCCGCACCAGAATTCGCGGAGGGACGCGGCGGCGGCAGTCGGCTGATACGGCTAGTACCTCGTGTCTACTTCCAACAGGCGACTGGTGGGCCCCGGTCCTGGACTCCACGCTGAAATCACTTCCGCGGTGTCGCAGACCGCCGCTTCCCGCCAGCCAGGAGGTAGCTCATGAACAGCACAGACACATCCCGACTCGTCGTCGGTGACCGGTTTCGGGACTTCGCCGCGGCCGTCGGCGCCGACACCTTCTCCGACCTCGTCCGCGCGCTCGACGCCGGCGACCTCGACACCGTGGAAGGGCCGGTGCGTGTGGTCACCGGCCAGGGAGTCGGCTCATTCGAGGTTTCCTACCTCCTGGACGCCATCGCCCGGCGGAAGTTGGACGACCGCATCACTCTCGTGCACACCGCCGGGGAGCCCGCGCGCCGCCAGGAGCTGCACAAGGCTCGCGAGGACAACGTGCTGGTGGCCGGGCTCACGCAGGTCGACGACACCACCTACGAGGCCCGGCTCCGGCTGCACGATCACAACGAGCTCCTCGTCGATGTGCAGGACCGCGTGCATGTGCAGGGCATGGTGGCCGTCGAGGCGGCCCGCCAGATGTTCCTCGCGGTGGTGGAACGCTACTTCACGGCACGCTGGTCGCAGCAGCGCTACTACATTGTCCTGAACTCGATGAACACCACGTTCTCCAACTTTCTTTTCCCCGTCGGTGCCACCCTGCGGCTCACCGTGGACGCGTCCGACCTGTCGGAGCCGAGCAGGCTCACCGTCCGCACCACGGTGGTGGTCGAGCAGGCCGGTCGTGAGGCCGCCGGCATCACCATCGACGCCGCCGCGTTCGCCCCCGGACTGCTGGAGGACAAGGAACTGCGCCGGGCCAAGAGCGCGGTGGCGAGCACGATGGACGCCGCTCTCGCCACCGCGTGACATGAGAGCACCGGTACAGGGAACCCAGCCGCGCCGCGTGCTGGGACGCATCCCGCGCCCGTGGCGGCTGACGTATCTGGGGCCGGAGGGAACCTTCACCGAACGGGCGCTGCGCACCCTCCCGGAAGCCGACGGCTCGCGGCTGTTGCCGGCGGCCACGGCCGCCCGGGCACTGGAACTGGTGCACGGGGGCGACGCGGACGCCGCGATGCTGCCTGTGCACAACACGGTGGCCGGACCGGTGGGGGACACGGTGCGCGCACTCGCCGGGGCACCCGCTCCGGGCGTCGTCCGCGAGGTGGTGCTCCCCGTCGAGTTCGCGCTGTTGGTGCGTCCCGGCACCGGGCTCGACACCATCCGTACGGTGAGCGGCCACCCGCACGCCGGGGCGCAGGTTGCCGGCTGGCTGGCCGGGCGACTGCCCCGGGCACGCTGGCTGTCGGCACCGTCCAACGCGGAGGCCGCGCGCCGGGTCAGGGACGGCGCCAGCGACGCCGCGGTGGCCGGTGACTTCACCGCCGCCCACTACGGCCTGCGAGTGGCGGCCGCCGGCATCCAGGACACCGCCGGGGCGGTCACCCGGTTCCTGCTCTGCGCGCACTCCGGCGCCCATGCCTTCCCGCCCGTCCGGCAGGCCGATCGCACCTCGTTGCTCGGACGTGTTCCGGGCCCGCCGGACGGCCTCGGCGCCTTCCTGGACGATCTCCGGCGCCACCCCCTGCTGCGGGCCGTGTCCCTGTACACCGTGCCCGACGGCAGCGGCGCTTCCGTCCTGTTCGTGGACTGCCCGGGCAACGCCGAGCAGCCCGCGACCCACCGCACCGTCCAACTGCTGAGCCTGCGC comes from the Streptomyces sp. NBC_00525 genome and includes:
- a CDS encoding alpha-ketoacid dehydrogenase subunit beta; protein product: MPAARSAAGAGVERVTLSKALNLALHDALASDDRVHLMGEDIGTLGGVFRVTDGLAAEFGNVRVTDTPLAESGILGTAVGMAMYGLRPVVEMQFDAFAYPAFEQLVSHVAKMRNRTRGALPMPITIRIPYGGGIGGVEHHSDASEAYYAHTPGLHVVTPATVSDAYGLLRAAIASDDPVVFLEPKRLYWSKGDIDRTAAVTGPGRAAVRRSGSSATLITYGPSLPVCLDAAEAAVAEGWELEVVDLRSLVPFDDETVCASVRRTGRAVVVHEAQGFAGFGAEIAARVTERCFHHLEAPVLRVTGFDIPYPPPMLERHHLPDVDRVLDAVAGLQWQDSTHAEEA
- the pdhA gene encoding pyruvate dehydrogenase (acetyl-transferring) E1 component subunit alpha, which gives rise to MTVLDPPEVREAGAAAMLPSPEPLTLIDSPSGTGDLDDSVLLELYRQLVRGRRYNLQATALTKQGRLAVYPSTSGQEACEAGAVLALADQDWIFPTYRDTLALLVRGVDPVEVLTLLRGDWHGGYDPRERRVAPLCTPLATQTLHAVGLAHAAALRGDDLVVLAMTGDGGTSEGDFHEALNFAAVYRAPVVFFVQNNGYAISVPVSRQSAAPSLAHKAVGYGIPGVLVDGNDAAAVYHTVRQAVERARAGGGPTLVEAVTYRMDAHTNADDATRYRDAAEVEFWRRRDPVDRMERHLRERGLLDDADVEHVRREAEEMAAELRARLTDEPMPDALDLFEHVYARRTTQLEEQRAALIAELANEPAGRGDAGAEEAAL
- a CDS encoding AfsA-related hotdog domain-containing protein — its product is MNSTDTSRLVVGDRFRDFAAAVGADTFSDLVRALDAGDLDTVEGPVRVVTGQGVGSFEVSYLLDAIARRKLDDRITLVHTAGEPARRQELHKAREDNVLVAGLTQVDDTTYEARLRLHDHNELLVDVQDRVHVQGMVAVEAARQMFLAVVERYFTARWSQQRYYIVLNSMNTTFSNFLFPVGATLRLTVDASDLSEPSRLTVRTTVVVEQAGREAAGITIDAAAFAPGLLEDKELRRAKSAVASTMDAALATA
- a CDS encoding chorismate mutase, which gives rise to MLGRIPRPWRLTYLGPEGTFTERALRTLPEADGSRLLPAATAARALELVHGGDADAAMLPVHNTVAGPVGDTVRALAGAPAPGVVREVVLPVEFALLVRPGTGLDTIRTVSGHPHAGAQVAGWLAGRLPRARWLSAPSNAEAARRVRDGASDAAVAGDFTAAHYGLRVAAAGIQDTAGAVTRFLLCAHSGAHAFPPVRQADRTSLLGRVPGPPDGLGAFLDDLRRHPLLRAVSLYTVPDGSGASVLFVDCPGNAEQPATHRTVQLLSLRLPGLRSLGSYASAPAPPPYERSLTTMHSETNTTGEAAPGDIARLRERIDDLDGSLIGTLKQRIEASREIQRIRTGRGGAPLDSGRELSIRGRYAEELGESGAGLAEALLEMCRGWSPR